A portion of the Mycobacterium paraseoulense genome contains these proteins:
- a CDS encoding DUF5994 family protein has product MKPTGHASGYVDGAWWPRSDDLMTQLPDLIADLSMRLGAISCVKYNNTEWRATSAGLVSGARVVRLDGDRGHPPNTVEVLDCQGDKLALLVVPFQLGPDQAHAIVTAAAAPGDVSSVDTLLMISAKDRESRTKRSAARARWEFATRL; this is encoded by the coding sequence TTGAAACCCACGGGGCATGCCAGCGGCTATGTGGATGGTGCATGGTGGCCACGCAGCGACGACCTGATGACGCAACTGCCTGATCTGATCGCCGATCTGTCGATGCGTCTGGGCGCGATCAGTTGTGTGAAGTACAACAACACCGAATGGAGGGCAACGTCCGCCGGACTGGTGAGCGGGGCACGGGTGGTCCGACTTGACGGAGACCGCGGCCATCCGCCCAATACGGTGGAAGTCCTTGACTGCCAAGGTGATAAGCTTGCGTTGCTGGTTGTCCCATTTCAGCTTGGCCCGGATCAGGCGCACGCGATCGTGACGGCAGCCGCTGCGCCTGGTGACGTGTCAAGCGTCGATACCCTGCTCATGATCAGCGCGAAAGACCGCGAAAGCCGCACGAAGAGGAGCGCCGCGCGCGCCCGCTGGGAATTCGCAACGCGGCTTTGA
- a CDS encoding serine/threonine-protein kinase has product MADVDAEAIQQDLIAGVAAELDFAGVEQIGRGGFGVVYRCAQPELDRMVAVKVLTNDLDPENLDRFLREQRAMGRLSGHPHIVTVLQVGTTRGGRPFIVMPYHGTGSLWGLVSAHGPLDWREVLSIGVKLAGALEAAHRAGILHRDVKPGNVLLTDYGEPQLTDFGLARIVGGFETRSGVVIGSPAFIAPELLEGATPTTGSDVYSLGATLFCALTGHPPMGRSIPETLGERGVPDDVIAVIKTAMTRDPSRRPATALEFGEQLREVQRRHRIPVDDMVVPVEAKRAGSPPAGSSDHRRDATTTPPAPVTKYRPPASVQSLVPRDRLMALLRAAGRRRLILLYAPSGYGKTTLVAQWRAELTDSGVTVAWLTVDDDDNNVVWFLAHLLAAIRRVRSALAEPLEQILEQRGDEATRYVLTLLIDAIDETGEPVTLVIDDWQRVSDTRTIDALRFLIDHGCDHLQIIVTSWSRAGLPLSKLRIRDELVEIDCEKLRFDADEARSLLNESVGLQLAGSDVAALTASTDGWVAGLQMAKLSLRGGGDPGALVSRMSGESEEVGDFLAENVLDILDPQLVDFMMATSVTERICGELASVLAGVDGGHAMLAEVERRGLFLRHIDHDPQWFRYHQMFAGFLRRRLDRDNPGRLNELHRAASAWFAERGYVSEAVDHALAAGETARAVDLVEDIQTRSLINQSRMTTFLGLVEKLPPQLVISRPLLQLPVAWANILLHRTQATEAALDRFTAALARADLPEARRAELTLEANVVRAVAEIYADRIDGLEDLLAEVMSRAQELRPVLPQAAAIALAFAAIHRFDLPAAQRLLEWVEPFNEQVGAVGAVYARSWAGIAARQQLDVPLALRRFREAFETGAAAGPHSYAARIAGAVLGEMLYETGELDEAAELLEESYHLGPEGGGVDYLVARYVVGAKTKAAQGDREAAAGRLDAGMAVAEKLRLPRLAAAITHERVRQGLPIDPAEAARLRAGGGIPRAGDGIATLTAELDAASGIRLLARSHAGDDRDEACRRAAALLAGIDPAARPLAALQARLLLVEIRTAAGRAADAQDDIAAVRALCTQHGLPRLLIDAGLG; this is encoded by the coding sequence ATGGCCGACGTGGATGCAGAGGCGATCCAGCAGGATCTGATCGCCGGGGTCGCCGCGGAACTCGACTTCGCCGGCGTCGAGCAGATCGGGCGCGGCGGATTTGGCGTGGTCTACCGTTGCGCCCAGCCTGAGCTGGACCGCATGGTGGCGGTCAAAGTCCTGACCAACGACCTCGACCCGGAAAATCTCGACAGGTTCCTGCGTGAACAGCGCGCGATGGGCCGGCTCTCCGGGCACCCGCACATCGTCACCGTCCTGCAGGTCGGCACCACCCGCGGCGGCCGGCCGTTCATCGTGATGCCCTACCACGGCACGGGGTCCCTATGGGGGCTGGTCAGCGCTCACGGGCCGCTGGACTGGCGCGAGGTGCTGAGCATCGGGGTGAAGCTCGCCGGCGCGCTGGAAGCGGCGCATCGGGCCGGCATCCTGCACCGCGACGTGAAGCCGGGCAACGTCCTGCTCACCGACTACGGGGAACCGCAGCTGACCGACTTCGGCCTGGCCCGCATCGTCGGGGGGTTCGAGACCCGCTCGGGCGTGGTGATCGGCTCTCCGGCGTTCATCGCACCCGAGTTGCTCGAAGGCGCCACTCCGACAACCGGATCCGACGTCTACTCATTGGGCGCGACCCTGTTCTGCGCGCTGACCGGCCACCCGCCGATGGGCCGGTCGATCCCCGAAACGCTGGGCGAGCGGGGCGTGCCCGACGACGTCATCGCCGTCATCAAAACCGCCATGACCCGCGATCCGTCGCGCCGGCCGGCGACGGCTCTCGAATTCGGTGAGCAGCTGCGCGAAGTCCAGCGTCGGCACCGCATCCCGGTCGACGACATGGTGGTGCCGGTCGAGGCCAAGCGCGCAGGCTCGCCCCCGGCCGGGTCCTCGGACCATCGGCGCGACGCCACGACGACGCCCCCGGCGCCGGTGACGAAATACCGTCCGCCGGCATCGGTCCAATCGCTGGTCCCGCGCGATCGGTTGATGGCGCTGTTGCGCGCGGCGGGCCGCCGGCGGCTGATCCTGCTGTATGCGCCGTCGGGGTATGGCAAGACCACCCTGGTCGCCCAGTGGCGCGCCGAATTGACGGACTCCGGCGTGACGGTCGCCTGGCTGACCGTCGACGACGACGACAACAACGTCGTGTGGTTTCTCGCCCACCTGCTCGCCGCGATCCGGCGGGTGCGGTCCGCCCTCGCCGAACCGCTGGAGCAGATCCTCGAACAACGCGGCGACGAGGCGACCCGCTACGTGCTGACCTTGCTGATCGACGCGATCGACGAGACCGGCGAACCCGTCACGCTGGTCATCGACGACTGGCAGCGGGTATCGGACACCCGGACCATCGACGCGCTTCGGTTCTTGATCGACCACGGTTGCGATCACCTGCAGATCATCGTGACCAGCTGGTCGCGCGCCGGATTGCCGTTGAGTAAGTTGAGGATTCGCGATGAACTAGTCGAAATCGATTGTGAAAAGCTGAGATTCGATGCTGACGAGGCGCGGTCACTGCTCAACGAATCCGTCGGCCTGCAATTGGCCGGCAGCGACGTGGCGGCCCTCACCGCATCGACGGACGGGTGGGTCGCCGGCCTGCAGATGGCGAAGCTCTCGCTGCGCGGCGGTGGTGATCCCGGCGCCCTGGTGAGTCGAATGTCGGGAGAAAGTGAGGAGGTCGGCGACTTCCTCGCCGAGAACGTCCTCGACATCCTCGACCCTCAACTGGTGGACTTCATGATGGCGACCTCGGTCACCGAACGCATCTGCGGTGAGCTGGCATCGGTGTTGGCCGGGGTCGACGGCGGACACGCCATGCTGGCAGAAGTCGAGCGTCGCGGCCTGTTCCTGCGCCACATCGACCATGACCCGCAATGGTTTCGCTACCACCAGATGTTCGCCGGATTCCTCCGACGCCGGCTCGACCGCGACAATCCCGGCCGCCTCAACGAGCTGCACCGCGCGGCGTCGGCGTGGTTCGCCGAACGCGGCTACGTCAGCGAGGCCGTCGACCACGCGCTGGCGGCGGGGGAGACCGCCCGGGCGGTGGACTTGGTCGAGGACATCCAGACAAGATCGTTGATCAACCAGTCACGCATGACCACCTTCCTCGGCCTCGTCGAGAAGCTGCCCCCGCAGCTGGTGATCTCGAGGCCACTGTTGCAACTCCCCGTGGCCTGGGCGAACATCCTGCTGCACCGCACGCAGGCCACCGAGGCGGCGCTCGATCGCTTCACCGCCGCCCTGGCCAGGGCCGACCTGCCCGAAGCGAGGCGCGCCGAGCTGACGTTGGAAGCGAACGTGGTGCGCGCGGTGGCCGAGATCTACGCCGACCGGATCGACGGGCTGGAGGACCTGCTGGCCGAGGTGATGTCGCGGGCGCAGGAGCTGCGCCCGGTGCTGCCGCAGGCCGCCGCCATCGCCCTGGCGTTCGCGGCGATTCACCGCTTCGACCTCCCGGCCGCGCAGCGCCTGCTGGAGTGGGTCGAGCCCTTCAACGAGCAGGTCGGCGCGGTCGGCGCGGTCTACGCCCGCAGCTGGGCGGGCATCGCCGCCCGCCAGCAGCTCGACGTTCCGCTCGCGTTGCGCCGTTTCCGGGAGGCGTTCGAGACCGGGGCCGCGGCGGGGCCCCACTCGTATGCGGCCCGGATCGCGGGCGCGGTACTCGGTGAAATGCTCTATGAGACCGGCGAATTGGACGAGGCGGCGGAGCTACTGGAGGAGAGCTATCACCTCGGCCCCGAAGGGGGCGGGGTCGACTACCTGGTGGCACGCTATGTCGTCGGCGCCAAAACCAAAGCCGCGCAGGGCGATCGCGAGGCCGCCGCCGGCCGGCTGGACGCGGGCATGGCGGTGGCCGAGAAGCTGCGGTTGCCGCGCCTGGCCGCCGCCATCACCCACGAGCGGGTCAGGCAGGGGCTACCGATCGACCCCGCCGAGGCCGCCCGGCTGCGGGCCGGGGGCGGCATTCCCCGCGCCGGCGACGGCATCGCCACCCTCACCGCCGAACTCGACGCCGCCTCCGGCATCCGGCTGCTCGCCCGGAGCCACGCCGGCGACGACCGCGACGAAGCGTGCCGCCGCGCGGCCGCCCTGCTGGCCGGAATCGACCCGGCCGCCCGGCCGCTGGCCGCCCTGCAAGCCCGCCTGTTGCTCGTCGAAATCCGCACCGCCGCGGGGCGCGCCGCCGACGCGCAGGACGACATCGCGGCGGTGCGCGCCCTGTGCACCCAGCATGGATTGCCGCGGCTGCTCATCGACGCGGGCCTCGGTTGA
- a CDS encoding lipid-transfer protein: MAHRVLVAGVGMIPFTTPSRSETYQGMAQNAAQAALADAGVEYASIQQAYVGYVYGDSTSGQSALYGLGQTGIPVVNVNNNCSTGSTALWLARQAIENGAADCVLALGFEQMQRGALGSMWTDRPSPFTRFDDVTRAAQGWDDAAPMAAQYFGGAGRQYADKYGTDPATFARISVKARRHAKNNPYAVFRDEVTVEEVLASPHIYGPLTRLQCCPPTCGAAAAVLVSSEFARKRGLSPQVAIKAQAMTTDFPSTFEGADMIKVVGYDMAKAAADQVYEASGVAPEDIRVVELHDCFTANELLTYEGLGLTPEGTAEKFILDGDNTYGGRVVTNPSGGLLSKGHPLGATGLAQCAELVWQLRGQAGARQVDDVSVALQHNIGLGGAAVVTLYEKVA, from the coding sequence ATGGCTCATCGTGTGCTGGTAGCCGGTGTCGGGATGATTCCCTTCACCACCCCGAGTCGATCCGAGACATACCAGGGTATGGCCCAAAATGCGGCACAAGCAGCGCTCGCCGACGCGGGCGTCGAGTACGCGTCGATTCAGCAGGCCTATGTCGGCTATGTGTATGGAGACTCGACATCAGGGCAGTCGGCCTTGTACGGCTTGGGGCAGACCGGCATCCCGGTCGTCAACGTCAACAACAACTGTTCGACCGGTTCGACCGCGCTGTGGTTGGCGCGCCAGGCCATCGAGAACGGTGCGGCCGACTGCGTCCTGGCGTTGGGGTTCGAGCAGATGCAGCGCGGCGCGCTGGGATCGATGTGGACCGACCGGCCCAGCCCGTTCACCCGCTTCGACGACGTCACCCGAGCCGCGCAGGGGTGGGACGATGCCGCGCCGATGGCCGCCCAGTATTTCGGTGGTGCCGGCCGCCAGTACGCCGACAAGTACGGCACCGACCCCGCGACGTTCGCCCGGATCTCGGTCAAGGCGCGCCGGCACGCGAAGAACAATCCCTACGCGGTGTTTCGGGACGAGGTCACCGTCGAGGAGGTGCTGGCATCGCCGCACATCTACGGGCCGCTCACCAGGCTGCAGTGCTGCCCACCGACCTGCGGCGCCGCCGCCGCGGTCCTGGTCAGCTCGGAGTTCGCCCGCAAGCGGGGGTTGTCGCCGCAGGTCGCCATCAAGGCTCAGGCGATGACGACGGACTTTCCCTCCACCTTCGAAGGCGCAGACATGATCAAGGTCGTGGGCTACGACATGGCCAAGGCTGCTGCGGATCAGGTCTACGAAGCCTCGGGTGTGGCGCCGGAAGACATCCGGGTCGTGGAACTGCACGACTGTTTCACCGCCAACGAATTGCTCACGTACGAAGGCCTGGGCCTGACTCCAGAGGGCACCGCGGAGAAATTCATCCTCGACGGCGACAACACCTACGGGGGGCGCGTGGTGACCAACCCGTCGGGCGGACTGCTTTCCAAGGGACACCCCCTCGGGGCGACGGGCCTTGCGCAGTGCGCCGAATTGGTGTGGCAGCTACGCGGTCAGGCGGGGGCACGGCAGGTCGACGATGTCAGCGTGGCGCTGCAACACAACATCGGACTGGGTGGGGCGGCCGTGGTCACCCTCTACGAGAAGGTCGCGTGA
- a CDS encoding sensor histidine kinase, translated as MAIQNDDSIFFDRVRASARRASASREIFAALLSDADLHVQPLQLIVERAAELADAEQVIVLVPVDPDQPRGDVDQLVVSAAVGVHANELLGQEVPVSGSSAGEVFRSGEPLIADTFRHPMQAFADVGKRPAIVMLLRSGQQALGVMVVVRNAGAPPFGDENFDLARDFADYAAIALTLATARRHASEQTVLADRDRIAHDLHDHVIQRVFAIGMDLQGVTARLRSPQLAARVVQSVDGLDAVIDDIRRSVFKLQRPAAGRRSFAQRIQDAVEHLGDDHGEVTTLSMAGPMATVSDELADHAEVVVVEVLSNAVWQSAAANISVEVSVTDELLIEITGDGSGIPDDQRRIGLANVVQCAEDLGGQCMIASPPDGRIHVCWRIPLQDSYLHTTAVATI; from the coding sequence ATGGCAATTCAGAATGATGACAGCATCTTTTTTGACCGGGTCCGCGCGTCGGCCCGGCGTGCCAGCGCCAGCCGCGAAATCTTCGCCGCTCTCTTGTCCGACGCCGATCTTCATGTGCAGCCACTGCAGCTGATTGTCGAACGTGCCGCGGAGCTGGCCGATGCCGAGCAGGTGATCGTGCTCGTTCCGGTTGACCCGGATCAGCCCCGCGGTGACGTGGACCAGCTGGTGGTGTCGGCAGCAGTCGGCGTGCACGCCAATGAACTTCTCGGACAAGAGGTTCCGGTCAGTGGTTCCAGCGCCGGTGAGGTGTTTCGGTCTGGTGAGCCCCTGATCGCCGATACGTTTCGCCATCCAATGCAGGCGTTCGCCGACGTCGGTAAGCGACCCGCAATCGTGATGTTGCTGAGGTCCGGGCAACAGGCACTGGGTGTGATGGTGGTGGTCCGTAACGCCGGTGCACCACCTTTCGGCGACGAGAATTTTGACCTGGCCCGCGACTTCGCCGATTACGCCGCGATCGCGCTGACGCTAGCCACCGCGCGACGACACGCGAGTGAACAGACCGTGCTGGCTGATCGGGACCGCATCGCCCACGATCTGCACGACCATGTCATCCAGCGCGTCTTCGCCATTGGCATGGACCTGCAAGGCGTCACCGCACGCCTGCGTTCACCACAGCTGGCGGCGCGGGTGGTCCAATCCGTGGACGGATTGGACGCCGTCATCGACGACATACGCCGCTCCGTCTTCAAACTGCAACGTCCCGCGGCCGGCCGGCGCAGTTTCGCCCAGCGCATCCAGGACGCGGTCGAACACCTCGGTGACGACCACGGCGAGGTCACCACGCTGAGCATGGCTGGGCCGATGGCCACCGTGAGCGATGAACTCGCCGACCACGCCGAAGTCGTTGTCGTCGAGGTGCTCAGCAACGCGGTGTGGCAATCAGCGGCCGCAAACATCAGCGTCGAGGTCAGTGTCACCGACGAACTACTCATCGAGATCACTGGTGATGGAAGCGGAATCCCGGACGACCAGCGCCGAATTGGCCTGGCCAATGTTGTCCAATGCGCCGAAGACCTCGGCGGCCAGTGCATGATCGCTAGCCCACCAGACGGCCGTATCCACGTCTGCTGGCGCATACCGTTGCAGGACTCGTACCTTCATACGACAGCGGTGGCCACGATTTAG
- a CDS encoding MaoC family dehydratase N-terminal domain-containing protein: MAIDKAVIGTTLPTTMLTVERARLRFFAKAIGETDPVYTDVEAAKAAGHPDIPAPPTFLFSVELENPDPFAFLASLGVDLRMVLHGEQSFTYHAIAYPGDELVATPRITDVYAKKGGALEFVVKETAITRADGTAIAELQSVIVIQNLGVTP; the protein is encoded by the coding sequence GTGGCGATCGACAAGGCCGTCATCGGAACCACCCTGCCGACCACCATGCTGACCGTCGAACGAGCGCGGCTGCGCTTCTTCGCCAAGGCGATCGGCGAGACCGACCCGGTCTACACCGATGTCGAAGCCGCCAAAGCGGCCGGCCACCCGGATATTCCGGCGCCCCCCACCTTCCTGTTCTCGGTCGAACTGGAGAACCCGGACCCGTTCGCGTTCCTCGCATCGCTGGGCGTCGACCTGCGGATGGTTCTGCACGGCGAGCAGTCCTTCACCTACCACGCGATCGCCTACCCCGGTGACGAACTCGTCGCCACGCCGCGCATCACCGACGTCTACGCCAAAAAGGGCGGCGCGCTCGAATTCGTGGTCAAGGAGACCGCGATCACCCGCGCCGACGGAACGGCGATCGCCGAACTGCAATCGGTCATCGTCATCCAGAACCTCGGAGTCACACCATGA
- a CDS encoding wax ester/triacylglycerol synthase domain-containing protein, with translation MLSASLPARVDRGCESRVFVARKGALMVMRLSGTDALSLHTQSSKMPAHTVTLVIIDASDQLSHQRLHQLVAASLPRLARFRSRLVTKPLGVGQPVWAEIDDYDPSPQIHRVTLHDPGGRREFADLIADLSAGRQDGLSRLWEAWSISGLAGGRWALAVKMSPALNDGAAGIASVWPRLLTTGPHADPTDNLPSEPSFGSAPSVGELVTDVMTEIIENHVAGMWLVAETVSGVLQTVSGRLRRMRAGAPTDPVASSMSGPVPHTVFNAPLTKRRAVALASIPLADVKTVSDAFGGSITNVVLAACTLSLRAWLQRHDKVPGDPLLMRMPFELPATDPPRAGRALSMGRLRIPVHLADPVQVLANLHTATERLNALRSGRNENDFPTVDLAAMASLTPPTLARLGMRLYTRSGLRRQLKPICHGSVSHIAGEPVQAYCAGAKVVGMYSVAPLAEDSGLSIGLTSRGDDLDVSVCACPDNVPAIDDIATGIMRSVDVLVAAAQESPRGQGRSVVTEMTSHPANRSRGQPH, from the coding sequence ATGCTGTCCGCATCACTGCCGGCACGGGTTGATAGAGGTTGTGAATCACGAGTTTTCGTTGCACGAAAGGGGGCGCTGATGGTTATGCGATTGTCGGGGACCGATGCGCTGTCGCTGCACACCCAGAGCTCGAAGATGCCTGCGCACACGGTCACGCTGGTGATCATCGATGCGTCCGATCAGCTGAGCCACCAGCGGCTACACCAACTGGTGGCCGCGTCGCTGCCGCGACTGGCGCGGTTTCGGAGCCGGCTGGTGACCAAGCCGCTGGGCGTGGGGCAGCCCGTGTGGGCCGAGATTGACGACTACGACCCTTCTCCGCAAATTCACCGTGTAACGCTTCACGATCCCGGTGGGCGGCGGGAGTTCGCCGATCTCATCGCGGACTTGAGCGCCGGGCGACAGGATGGCCTCAGCCGGCTGTGGGAAGCGTGGAGTATCAGTGGCCTGGCGGGCGGCCGGTGGGCGTTGGCCGTGAAGATGTCACCTGCCCTGAACGACGGGGCCGCTGGAATAGCGTCCGTGTGGCCGCGGCTGCTGACCACCGGACCGCACGCCGACCCGACCGACAATCTGCCGTCCGAGCCGAGCTTCGGCTCGGCGCCCTCCGTAGGCGAACTCGTTACCGACGTGATGACCGAGATCATCGAAAACCATGTCGCCGGAATGTGGCTGGTCGCCGAGACGGTATCTGGTGTGCTGCAGACCGTAAGTGGTCGGCTGCGTCGCATGCGCGCAGGGGCCCCGACGGACCCGGTGGCATCGTCGATGAGCGGGCCGGTGCCGCACACGGTCTTCAACGCGCCGCTGACCAAGCGACGTGCAGTGGCCCTGGCCTCGATCCCGCTGGCAGACGTGAAGACGGTCAGCGACGCGTTCGGGGGCAGCATCACCAATGTTGTTCTAGCCGCCTGCACACTGTCGTTGCGCGCGTGGCTGCAACGGCACGACAAGGTACCCGGCGACCCGCTGCTGATGCGGATGCCGTTCGAGCTGCCGGCCACGGATCCCCCTAGGGCCGGCAGGGCGTTGAGTATGGGACGGCTTCGCATCCCGGTACACCTCGCCGACCCGGTGCAGGTCCTCGCCAACCTCCATACCGCCACCGAAAGACTGAACGCACTCCGCAGCGGTAGAAACGAAAACGATTTTCCCACAGTCGATTTAGCGGCGATGGCTTCGCTTACCCCGCCGACCCTAGCTCGCCTGGGTATGCGGCTCTACACCCGATCAGGCCTGCGGCGCCAGCTCAAGCCGATCTGTCATGGCAGCGTCTCCCACATTGCCGGTGAGCCGGTGCAGGCCTACTGTGCCGGCGCCAAGGTCGTCGGCATGTACAGCGTGGCGCCACTGGCCGAAGACAGTGGGTTGAGCATCGGCCTGACCTCCCGAGGTGACGACTTGGATGTGAGCGTATGTGCGTGCCCCGACAATGTTCCTGCGATCGATGATATTGCGACCGGGATCATGCGGTCCGTCGATGTTCTGGTGGCGGCCGCACAGGAATCTCCTCGCGGGCAAGGCCGTTCCGTCGTCACGGAGATGACGTCACACCCGGCTAATCGTTCACGCGGCCAGCCCCATTGA
- a CDS encoding enoyl-CoA hydratase/isomerase family protein: MAQVPPTQQDTPRPPEGDWLGTPYLTFERHGSIAVCTIDRPEARNALTPAMYFGIRYAVGRVVEDPDLAGLLITGAGDVFAPGGDMGGGGASDNWITFGGALGMDVTPFDTVRTSAKPVVSAVNGLCQGGGFQIALCSDLSVVSDRATFRVPELFRGYADTYYSQMLARVIGPVRTRDLMFTGRVLTAAEALDWGLVTRVVPHDDLLAEAKELLAQCCRTAPRARGVIKSSIDSYLGLYDRIGMTSSLSDAEAREGFRAFKERRSPDWVHPDLRVEGRL, encoded by the coding sequence GTGGCCCAGGTTCCCCCCACCCAGCAGGACACCCCCCGCCCGCCGGAGGGGGATTGGCTCGGCACGCCATACCTCACCTTCGAGCGCCACGGGTCGATCGCGGTGTGCACCATCGACCGTCCCGAAGCGCGTAACGCCCTGACTCCCGCGATGTACTTCGGGATCCGTTACGCCGTCGGACGTGTCGTCGAGGACCCGGACCTGGCCGGGCTCCTCATCACCGGGGCCGGGGACGTTTTCGCGCCCGGAGGTGACATGGGCGGCGGGGGAGCCTCGGACAACTGGATCACCTTCGGCGGCGCGCTCGGCATGGACGTCACGCCGTTCGACACGGTGCGCACGTCGGCCAAACCCGTCGTCTCCGCGGTCAACGGCCTGTGCCAGGGCGGCGGATTCCAGATCGCGTTGTGCAGCGACCTGTCGGTGGTCAGCGACCGCGCCACCTTCCGGGTGCCCGAGCTGTTCCGCGGCTACGCCGACACCTACTACAGCCAGATGCTCGCCCGGGTCATCGGGCCGGTGCGTACCCGCGACCTGATGTTCACCGGACGGGTGCTGACCGCCGCGGAGGCCCTGGACTGGGGGCTGGTCACCCGCGTCGTGCCGCACGACGATCTGCTCGCCGAGGCGAAAGAGCTACTCGCCCAGTGTTGTCGGACCGCACCGCGGGCCCGCGGCGTCATCAAGTCCAGCATCGACAGCTACCTGGGCCTCTACGACCGCATCGGCATGACCAGCAGCCTGAGCGACGCCGAGGCGCGCGAGGGCTTCCGCGCCTTCAAGGAGCGCCGCTCGCCCGACTGGGTGCACCCCGACCTGCGGGTCGAGGGGCGGCTATAA
- a CDS encoding MBL fold metallo-hydrolase, with translation MDAQRRDCAISVLGGPTTVVDIAGHRIVMDPTFDPPGVHAYLTKLSGPAVSAEALGRVDAVLISHDQHPDNLDDEGRRTALAAPLVLTHPGAAGRLGPPAVGLAPWQTYELSESLAVQAVPAMHGPADGQRDGGGHVNCEVTGFVLSGSGLPTVYLSGDNASMAVVKDVADRAGDVDVAVLFAGAARVPTKERGRPLTLTAARAAAAAEVLGARLVIPAHVDGWAHFTEGEDEFAAAFDQAGIGDRLRVAPHGEWIDL, from the coding sequence GTGGACGCACAACGGCGTGACTGCGCGATCAGCGTGCTGGGCGGTCCGACCACGGTGGTCGACATCGCGGGGCACCGGATCGTGATGGACCCGACGTTCGACCCGCCCGGGGTGCATGCCTACCTGACGAAGCTGAGCGGTCCCGCCGTCAGCGCCGAAGCGCTCGGCCGGGTGGACGCGGTGCTGATCAGCCACGACCAGCATCCCGACAATCTGGACGACGAGGGCCGGCGGACGGCCCTGGCCGCACCGCTGGTGCTCACCCACCCCGGCGCCGCCGGGCGGCTCGGCCCGCCGGCGGTGGGCCTGGCGCCATGGCAGACCTATGAGCTGTCCGAATCGCTTGCCGTGCAAGCCGTTCCGGCGATGCATGGCCCCGCCGACGGCCAGCGCGACGGCGGCGGCCACGTCAACTGCGAGGTGACCGGCTTCGTGCTGTCCGGATCCGGGCTGCCCACGGTGTATCTCAGTGGCGACAACGCCTCGATGGCGGTGGTCAAGGACGTGGCCGATCGGGCGGGCGACGTCGACGTCGCGGTGCTGTTCGCGGGGGCGGCCCGGGTGCCCACCAAGGAGCGCGGGCGGCCGCTCACCCTGACCGCGGCGCGCGCGGCCGCCGCCGCCGAGGTTCTGGGCGCCCGGTTGGTCATACCGGCCCACGTCGACGGGTGGGCCCACTTCACCGAGGGCGAAGACGAGTTCGCCGCGGCGTTCGATCAGGCCGGGATCGGCGACCGGCTCCGGGTCGCGCCCCACGGGGAGTGGATCGACTTATAG
- a CDS encoding MaoC family dehydratase, with protein sequence MTLAESVTVGTELPPLNVAPISRLTLALFAGASGDHNPMHVDLDAAKSVGLPDVFAHGMLSMAYLGRLLTNWVPQQRIRAYRVRFVAITPVHGEPTCTGRVTHIDDVDGERRATVELAVRLPDGTTTLTGDAVVAL encoded by the coding sequence ATGACACTCGCCGAATCCGTAACCGTCGGCACCGAACTGCCACCGCTGAACGTGGCACCGATCTCACGGCTGACGCTGGCGTTGTTCGCCGGCGCTTCGGGCGACCACAACCCGATGCACGTCGACCTCGACGCCGCCAAGTCGGTCGGCCTGCCGGACGTGTTCGCTCACGGAATGCTGTCCATGGCCTACCTGGGCCGGCTGCTGACGAACTGGGTTCCCCAGCAGCGCATCCGCGCCTATCGGGTCCGTTTCGTGGCGATCACCCCGGTGCATGGCGAACCGACCTGCACCGGCCGGGTCACGCACATCGACGACGTCGACGGCGAACGGCGCGCCACCGTCGAACTGGCCGTGCGGCTCCCCGACGGCACCACCACCCTCACCGGCGACGCCGTTGTCGCCCTATAA